A part of Larkinella insperata genomic DNA contains:
- a CDS encoding spore photoproduct lyase family protein, which translates to MRPFHPTTIFYTPDALNERGRQVLQTFPEAVQQSIGQHNRLPELDVNQYKIKSDVLVLGRLKTLVCRESGRSSDFVSPSLANGCFGACAYCYVDRNKPVNPITLFTNTEEILGAVDKHVHKQPWPKVPNQTHATYYTYDIGCNSDISVDAALSDGVETAVAFFRDHPRALATFATKFVNPHLLQYDPQRKTRIRFSLMPARISKLVDVRTDSIEDRLAAINDFYQAGYDVHVNFSPVIFYEGWLDDYRELFERLNEVVHPAVKAQMQSEVIFLTHHEGMHQVNLALNPKAEQLLWAPDQQEFKRSQWGGINIRYRYGLKGQLIAAFQQLHQQVIPWCGIRYIF; encoded by the coding sequence ATGCGCCCTTTCCATCCTACCACCATTTTTTACACCCCTGACGCCCTCAATGAACGCGGCCGCCAGGTGTTGCAGACGTTTCCCGAAGCCGTTCAGCAGTCGATTGGTCAGCACAACCGGTTGCCGGAACTGGACGTTAATCAGTACAAAATTAAGTCGGATGTTCTGGTGTTGGGCCGTCTGAAGACGCTGGTATGCCGGGAAAGCGGTCGGAGCTCGGATTTCGTCTCGCCAAGTCTGGCGAATGGCTGCTTTGGTGCCTGCGCCTACTGCTACGTTGACCGCAACAAACCCGTCAATCCGATTACGCTCTTTACCAATACCGAAGAGATTCTGGGCGCGGTCGACAAACACGTTCACAAGCAGCCCTGGCCGAAGGTTCCCAACCAGACGCACGCGACATATTATACGTACGACATCGGCTGTAACTCCGACATTTCGGTGGACGCGGCCCTGAGCGACGGAGTCGAGACGGCGGTTGCGTTTTTTCGGGATCACCCGCGCGCCCTGGCCACCTTCGCCACCAAGTTTGTCAACCCACACCTGCTCCAGTATGATCCGCAGCGAAAAACGCGGATCCGGTTCAGCCTGATGCCCGCCCGGATCAGTAAACTGGTGGATGTTCGCACCGATTCGATCGAGGACCGACTGGCGGCTATCAATGATTTTTACCAGGCGGGTTATGATGTTCACGTCAATTTTTCGCCGGTAATTTTTTACGAAGGCTGGCTCGACGATTACCGCGAACTCTTCGAGCGGCTGAACGAAGTTGTGCATCCGGCGGTGAAAGCCCAGATGCAAAGTGAAGTTATTTTTCTGACCCACCACGAAGGAATGCATCAGGTCAACCTGGCGCTTAACCCAAAGGCCGAGCAATTGCTATGGGCACCCGACCAACAGGAGTTCAAGCGGAGTCAGTGGGGCGGCATCAACATTCGGTACCGATACGGCTTGAAGGGCCAGCTGATTGCGGCCTTTCAACAATTGCACCAGCAGGTGATCCCCTGGTGCGGCATTCGGTATATCTTCTAG
- a CDS encoding DUF4249 domain-containing protein, which produces MKPIYALLVLISLFATACQDMRQEVEPESLTQVEKKLVLIGFISPQDTIIAVKVGVTRPIADANYTSNYGTVKNAIVTLSTGGQSIQLTYNGKNDCYQADPKKFPIRAGAAYQLTAQTPEGMNASGSCTIPQATRLQQVRLDSSEDANSEKHYFVRYFWQDAAKTSNYYQTNGLFVYTKSCPTCKTDANAKVKSENQPILFESMGQLNTLLSDKAKDGDKLESYHGYLDQGTVSQASTQKLTFSTRYDRATVRATLLNVDEAYYKYHQALELQKKAEGNPFAEPVLLPSTITGGLGCFAGYNQSSLTLTLK; this is translated from the coding sequence ATGAAACCGATTTACGCTCTGTTAGTATTAATCAGTTTATTTGCCACTGCTTGCCAGGATATGCGTCAGGAGGTAGAGCCGGAGAGCCTGACTCAGGTTGAAAAGAAACTGGTTCTGATCGGGTTTATCTCACCCCAGGATACCATTATTGCCGTCAAAGTGGGCGTAACCCGCCCCATCGCCGACGCCAATTATACTTCGAATTACGGTACGGTTAAGAACGCCATTGTGACTCTTTCAACCGGCGGCCAGTCGATTCAGCTTACCTACAACGGGAAAAACGATTGCTACCAGGCAGATCCGAAGAAATTCCCGATTCGGGCTGGCGCAGCCTATCAACTGACGGCACAGACGCCGGAGGGCATGAACGCTTCTGGTTCTTGCACGATTCCGCAGGCGACGCGTTTGCAGCAGGTCCGGCTGGATTCATCGGAAGATGCCAACAGCGAGAAGCACTATTTCGTGCGGTATTTCTGGCAGGATGCCGCCAAAACCAGCAACTACTACCAGACGAACGGCCTATTTGTTTACACCAAATCGTGCCCAACGTGCAAAACCGATGCAAATGCCAAAGTAAAATCCGAGAATCAACCGATTCTGTTTGAGTCGATGGGGCAACTCAACACACTGTTATCCGACAAGGCGAAAGATGGTGATAAGCTGGAGTCGTATCACGGCTACCTCGATCAGGGTACGGTATCGCAGGCATCGACTCAAAAGTTGACCTTCTCGACACGCTACGATCGGGCAACGGTTCGGGCTACCTTGCTGAACGTGGATGAAGCCTACTACAAATACCACCAGGCGCTGGAGTTGCAGAAAAAAGCCGAAGGCAATCCTTTCGCCGAGCCGGTTCTACTGCCCAGCACCATCACGGGCGGACTTGGCTGCTTCGCTGGCTACAACCAATCTTCATTGACGCTTACGCTTAAATAA
- a CDS encoding cation:proton antiporter — translation MAHLPHLIIDLAIILGAAAITTLLFKWLKQPLVLGYILAGVLVGPKFSLFPTISDPETIRIWADIGVIVLLFSLGLEFNIKKLVKIGGTAAMTGVYEISAMILLGYLTGLCLGWSTMDSIFLGGIVCISSTTIIIRAFDELGVRTQKFAGMVFGILVIEDIVAVLLLVLLSTLAISKQFFSPDMLFAIMRLAFFLTIWFLAGIFLVPSFLRSSRKFITDETLLIIALALCLLMVVIATNVGFSPALGAFIMGSILAGTPYAERIEDLLTSIKDLFGAVFFVSVGMLIEPGGLIEYAGPIALITLVVLAGKAVNVTLGALVVGQPLKQSLQTGMSLAQIGEFSFIIATLGKNLHVTSDFLYPIAVAVSALTAFTTPYMIRASGPLYTWLDRKLPARTKLFLSNYSSGAQSISSVSDWYQLLREHIQIIIVNTVVILGIILMTSRWLLPLVHEKLTGASWAETLAGFLSFVLMAPFLWALVLKRINQPVYTRLWTERRSYRGPLVTLAVTRTLIGLGLILLLLQQFFSVSILLFFLVVAAGIWLVFGKRLPLIYDLIENRFLLNLNARQIHQETRMGRNLLPWDAHLSYFEVTAESPGVGFTLAELALREKYGVNVISIARGSLTVLVPNPNERFYPGDKIAVIGTDQQLEQFNQLIEPAPASQLRVTPAQEISLQKIAVDESFPFVGLTIRESRIREKTQGLIVGIERKGTRILNPDSTTFFYAGDVIWLAGNTKLIKEFQRENRLRNV, via the coding sequence ATGGCTCATTTACCACATCTGATCATCGATCTTGCCATCATTCTGGGGGCTGCAGCCATTACCACGCTTCTCTTTAAGTGGCTCAAACAACCGCTCGTGCTGGGGTATATTTTAGCAGGTGTGCTGGTGGGCCCTAAGTTTTCGTTATTCCCGACTATTTCCGATCCGGAGACCATCCGCATCTGGGCCGACATTGGCGTGATTGTGCTGCTGTTCAGTCTCGGTCTGGAGTTTAATATCAAAAAGCTGGTCAAAATTGGCGGCACGGCGGCCATGACGGGCGTCTACGAGATTTCGGCCATGATTCTACTCGGTTACCTGACCGGCTTGTGCCTGGGCTGGTCGACGATGGACAGCATTTTTCTGGGCGGCATCGTCTGCATTTCGTCGACCACCATCATCATCCGTGCCTTCGACGAGCTGGGCGTCAGAACCCAGAAATTTGCCGGTATGGTGTTTGGCATTCTGGTCATCGAAGATATCGTAGCGGTTTTGCTGCTCGTGCTGCTTTCCACCCTCGCCATCAGCAAGCAGTTTTTCAGCCCCGACATGCTGTTTGCCATCATGCGACTGGCGTTCTTCCTGACCATCTGGTTTTTAGCCGGTATTTTTCTGGTTCCGTCCTTTCTGCGCAGCAGCCGGAAATTCATCACCGACGAAACCCTGCTGATCATCGCCCTGGCCCTGTGCCTGCTGATGGTCGTGATTGCAACCAACGTGGGCTTTTCTCCGGCGCTGGGGGCGTTCATCATGGGGTCTATCCTTGCCGGAACGCCTTACGCCGAACGCATCGAAGACCTGCTGACCTCCATCAAAGACCTGTTTGGGGCCGTTTTTTTCGTTTCCGTCGGTATGCTGATTGAGCCGGGCGGGCTGATCGAGTACGCCGGTCCGATTGCCTTGATTACGCTGGTGGTGCTGGCCGGAAAAGCCGTAAACGTCACCCTCGGTGCGCTGGTGGTTGGCCAACCGCTCAAGCAGTCGCTTCAGACCGGGATGAGCCTGGCCCAGATCGGGGAGTTTTCCTTCATCATCGCCACCCTGGGCAAGAACCTGCACGTTACCAGCGACTTCCTCTACCCCATCGCCGTGGCGGTTTCGGCCCTGACGGCTTTTACCACGCCCTACATGATCCGGGCGTCCGGCCCCCTCTATACGTGGCTGGACCGCAAACTGCCCGCCCGGACCAAACTGTTTCTGAGCAACTACAGCTCCGGCGCCCAGAGCATCAGCAGCGTCAGCGACTGGTACCAGTTACTGCGCGAACACATTCAGATTATTATTGTCAACACCGTCGTCATTCTGGGTATCATTCTGATGACTTCCCGCTGGCTGCTCCCGCTGGTGCACGAAAAACTGACGGGCGCTTCGTGGGCCGAAACGCTGGCGGGCTTTCTGTCGTTTGTGCTGATGGCGCCTTTCCTGTGGGCACTGGTGTTGAAACGCATCAACCAACCGGTTTACACCCGGCTCTGGACCGAACGGCGATCCTACCGCGGCCCCCTCGTCACGCTGGCCGTGACGCGGACGCTCATCGGACTGGGGCTGATTCTGCTGTTGCTGCAACAATTTTTCTCGGTCAGCATCCTCCTGTTCTTTCTGGTGGTGGCCGCCGGCATCTGGCTGGTATTTGGAAAGCGTCTCCCGCTGATTTACGACCTCATCGAAAACCGTTTTCTGCTCAACCTCAACGCCCGTCAGATTCATCAGGAAACCCGGATGGGCCGGAATCTGCTGCCCTGGGATGCCCACCTCTCTTATTTCGAGGTGACGGCTGAATCGCCGGGCGTGGGTTTTACACTGGCCGAACTGGCCCTGCGGGAAAAATACGGCGTCAACGTCATTTCCATTGCCCGCGGAAGCCTGACCGTCCTGGTGCCGAACCCCAACGAACGCTTTTACCCGGGCGACAAAATTGCCGTTATCGGTACCGACCAGCAACTGGAGCAATTTAACCAACTGATTGAACCCGCACCCGCGAGTCAGCTACGGGTTACCCCCGCCCAGGAAATTTCTCTGCAAAAAATTGCCGTTGATGAATCGTTTCCGTTTGTCGGCCTGACCATCCGCGAATCCCGCATCCGCGAAAAAACGCAGGGGCTTATCGTCGGCATCGAACGAAAAGGAACCCGCATTTTAAATCCCGACTCAACGACCTTTTTCTACGCCGGTGATGTTATCTGGCTGGCCGGGAACACCAAACTGATTAAAGAGTTTCAGCGCGAAAACCGTTTGCGGAACGTCTAA
- a CDS encoding class I SAM-dependent methyltransferase, producing the protein MSMSTVLKKNVQEFNRNVRENGGFLYTTNAQFSSYVANKRISDEIFKFIKPHYKTLVDIGCGDGMYTNNIKENFPNLDVYGFDPAHSAIEMARQNYPRVTFDTINLLDDNLPVPEQKYDVAVIRGVLHHLADQQKAITNAFRLADHLIIMEPNGNNPVLKLIEKTSKYHIEHEEQSFYEWQLKRWIKNAGGEVKSWSYVGYVPFFFPTLPAKVIYFFQPLLEKIPVLKHVFSAQFIIACSRKKAGR; encoded by the coding sequence ATGTCCATGAGCACAGTGCTGAAAAAGAACGTACAGGAATTCAATCGAAACGTTCGTGAAAATGGCGGATTCCTGTACACTACCAACGCCCAATTCTCTTCCTACGTTGCCAACAAACGTATTTCCGACGAAATTTTCAAGTTCATTAAACCGCATTACAAAACGCTGGTCGATATCGGTTGTGGGGATGGTATGTACACCAACAACATCAAGGAAAACTTTCCGAATCTGGACGTGTACGGTTTTGATCCCGCTCACTCGGCCATCGAAATGGCCCGCCAGAATTACCCCCGGGTTACCTTCGACACCATCAATTTGCTGGACGACAACCTGCCCGTGCCGGAACAAAAATACGATGTTGCCGTCATCCGGGGCGTACTGCATCACCTGGCTGACCAGCAAAAAGCCATCACCAACGCGTTCCGGCTGGCAGATCACCTGATCATCATGGAGCCCAACGGCAACAATCCCGTCCTGAAGCTGATCGAGAAGACATCCAAATACCATATTGAGCACGAAGAACAATCGTTCTATGAGTGGCAACTGAAGCGCTGGATAAAGAACGCAGGCGGTGAAGTGAAAAGCTGGAGCTACGTCGGGTATGTCCCGTTCTTTTTTCCCACCCTACCGGCCAAAGTCATCTACTTTTTTCAGCCCCTGCTGGAGAAAATACCGGTTCTGAAGCACGTTTTCTCCGCCCAGTTCATTATTGCCTGTTCCAGGAAAAAGGCCGGTCGGTAG
- a CDS encoding ABC transporter ATP-binding protein, with product MKLLYSYLRHYWSLLVLALLLAAINQIFSLLDPYIFRKIIDQYVVKPGSAIQKLDFVSFLSDGAGMLILQALGVAMVSRIAKNFQDYYVNVITQRLGARLYSDGLRHSLELPYQVFEDQRSGETLGKLQKVRTDVEKLIQSFVNVLFTSVIGIVFVMWYASTVYWPIAPAYFLTIPLLGFVSSLLSKKIKVVQKNIVAETTALAGSTTESLRNIELVKSLGLAQQETERLNATTEKILRLELKKVRYVRSLSFVQGTFVNLLRNAIMLMMLFLVVQQRITVGEFFSLFIYSFAIFGPLQELGNIINIYRETEASLANFQQILDTPRDVKPAHPQPVKKIQTLAFEDVRFKHLSADKPALDGISFDVKLGETIAFVGPSGSGKTTLIKLLVGLYPPLAGRILYNGVSSAEVDLDELREQIGFVTQDTQLFAGTIRENLRFVAPNATDAECLTALRQAAADSLLNRAPQGLDTVIGEGGVKVSGGEKQRLSIARALLRRPTLLVFDEATSALDSLTEEEIGRTVRQLSGSRQHITILIAHRLSTVLHADRIFVLEKGHVAEQGHHSELLAQKGLYYAMWRQQIGERKEVAAV from the coding sequence ATGAAATTACTTTACAGTTATTTACGTCATTATTGGTCCCTGCTCGTGCTGGCTTTATTGCTGGCCGCCATCAATCAGATTTTCTCGCTGCTCGACCCGTATATTTTTCGGAAGATCATCGATCAATACGTTGTCAAACCGGGTTCGGCTATTCAGAAACTGGATTTTGTGAGCTTCCTGAGCGACGGTGCCGGTATGCTTATTTTGCAGGCGCTGGGCGTCGCGATGGTCAGCCGGATCGCCAAAAACTTTCAGGATTACTACGTTAACGTCATCACCCAGCGGCTGGGCGCCCGGCTGTATTCCGACGGGTTGCGGCACTCGCTGGAACTGCCCTACCAGGTGTTTGAAGACCAGCGCTCGGGCGAAACCCTGGGTAAGCTCCAGAAGGTGCGGACGGACGTTGAGAAACTTATTCAGTCGTTTGTCAATGTGCTGTTTACGTCCGTCATCGGTATCGTGTTCGTCATGTGGTACGCCAGCACGGTATACTGGCCCATCGCGCCCGCCTATTTTCTGACCATTCCGTTGCTCGGCTTTGTCAGCTCCCTGCTGAGTAAAAAAATCAAGGTCGTACAGAAAAACATCGTGGCCGAAACCACGGCATTGGCGGGTTCAACGACCGAAAGCCTACGCAACATCGAACTCGTGAAAAGCCTCGGTCTGGCCCAGCAGGAAACCGAACGGCTCAACGCCACCACCGAAAAGATCCTGCGGCTGGAGTTAAAAAAGGTCCGCTACGTTCGGTCGCTGTCGTTCGTGCAGGGAACATTTGTCAACCTGCTGCGGAACGCCATCATGCTGATGATGCTGTTTCTGGTGGTGCAGCAACGGATTACCGTAGGCGAATTTTTCTCCCTCTTCATTTACTCCTTCGCCATTTTCGGTCCCCTACAGGAATTGGGCAACATCATCAACATTTACCGGGAAACGGAAGCTTCGCTAGCGAATTTTCAGCAAATTCTTGACACGCCCCGCGACGTTAAACCGGCCCACCCGCAACCCGTTAAAAAGATTCAGACGCTGGCTTTCGAAGACGTTCGCTTCAAGCACCTGTCGGCCGACAAACCCGCCCTCGACGGTATTTCGTTTGATGTCAAACTCGGCGAAACCATCGCCTTTGTGGGGCCGTCAGGTTCCGGCAAAACAACGCTCATCAAGTTGCTCGTCGGTTTGTATCCGCCCCTGGCAGGCCGTATCCTGTACAACGGCGTTTCCAGCGCGGAGGTTGACCTGGACGAACTGCGCGAGCAGATCGGTTTTGTGACGCAGGACACGCAACTGTTTGCCGGGACCATCCGCGAAAACCTGCGGTTTGTGGCTCCCAACGCCACCGACGCCGAATGCCTCACGGCCCTCCGCCAGGCCGCAGCCGACTCCCTCCTGAACCGGGCCCCGCAAGGACTTGATACCGTCATTGGCGAGGGGGGCGTTAAAGTTTCCGGGGGTGAAAAACAACGCCTGAGCATTGCCCGCGCCCTGCTGCGCCGTCCCACGTTGCTGGTGTTCGACGAAGCCACCTCGGCCCTCGACTCACTGACGGAGGAAGAAATTGGCAGAACTGTGCGCCAGCTTTCGGGCTCCCGGCAGCACATTACCATCCTGATTGCCCACCGACTGAGCACGGTCCTGCACGCCGACCGGATTTTTGTGCTGGAAAAAGGCCACGTCGCCGAGCAGGGGCACCATTCCGAATTGCTGGCGCAGAAAGGGCTTTATTACGCCATGTGGCGGCAACAGATCGGGGAACGCAAGGAAGTGGCTGCGGTTTAA
- the nhaA gene encoding Na+/H+ antiporter NhaA: MKEKLYKLFQTFFRSGSVGGIVLILCVLASLVIANSPSGAPFENLLSTEIGYANSGLHLKYSVLIWINDGLMAIFFLMVGLEIKRELIEGELSSLKKAALPIFAALGGVLVPALIYFAFNQGTRVAGGWGIPMATDIAFALAVVTLLGNRVPASLKIFLAALAIVDDLAAIVVIALFYSTDLHFAYLAYAAAVFLGLLIMNWRGVTRPVFYLVPGLLIWYFIHHSGIHATIAGVLTAFTLPTTEDDTPSTLERVEHALIKPVNFIIMPLFALVNTNIRFEPGMVDGLTTTLGMGIVLGLLVGKPLGISLFSWLSVKGGLCVLPAGGRWPHLIGLGILGGIGFTMSIFIALLSFPDQPAVAAKAKFAILTGSVLAGTLGYAFLNAISKKQGVTDEIG; this comes from the coding sequence ATGAAAGAAAAGCTATATAAACTTTTTCAGACGTTTTTTCGGTCCGGTTCAGTTGGGGGTATCGTCCTGATCCTGTGCGTTTTGGCTTCTCTGGTGATTGCTAATTCACCTTCCGGGGCACCTTTTGAAAACCTTTTGTCTACCGAGATTGGATATGCAAATTCAGGTCTGCATCTAAAATATTCCGTTTTGATCTGGATCAATGACGGCTTGATGGCGATATTCTTCCTGATGGTGGGGCTGGAAATCAAACGGGAATTGATCGAAGGCGAGTTGTCGTCGCTTAAAAAAGCTGCGCTGCCCATTTTTGCGGCTTTGGGCGGGGTTTTGGTCCCGGCATTGATTTATTTCGCTTTTAATCAGGGCACCAGGGTCGCGGGGGGCTGGGGTATTCCAATGGCAACCGACATTGCGTTTGCGCTGGCCGTTGTGACCTTGCTGGGAAACCGCGTTCCGGCATCCCTCAAAATCTTTCTGGCGGCTTTGGCAATCGTGGACGATTTGGCCGCTATTGTGGTTATCGCCCTTTTTTACTCCACCGATCTGCACTTCGCTTACCTGGCCTACGCGGCTGCGGTTTTTCTCGGTTTGCTGATCATGAACTGGCGGGGCGTCACCAGACCGGTATTTTACCTCGTTCCGGGCTTGTTGATCTGGTATTTTATCCACCACTCCGGAATCCATGCCACCATTGCCGGGGTCTTGACTGCCTTTACGCTCCCGACCACGGAGGACGACACCCCATCGACGCTGGAACGGGTGGAACACGCGCTGATTAAACCTGTTAATTTCATCATCATGCCGTTGTTTGCCCTAGTCAATACCAACATCCGGTTTGAACCGGGCATGGTGGATGGGCTAACAACCACCCTGGGAATGGGTATTGTGTTGGGATTGCTGGTTGGTAAGCCCCTGGGCATCTCGCTGTTTTCCTGGCTTTCGGTCAAAGGGGGCTTGTGCGTTTTACCGGCGGGCGGGCGCTGGCCTCACCTGATTGGATTGGGCATTTTGGGTGGCATTGGCTTTACCATGTCGATTTTTATTGCCCTGCTGTCTTTTCCCGACCAGCCGGCGGTGGCAGCAAAGGCAAAATTTGCCATCCTGACCGGGTCCGTCCTGGCCGGGACCCTGGGCTACGCGTTCCTGAATGCCATCAGCAAAAAACAGGGCGTTACAGACGAAATTGGGTAA
- a CDS encoding TonB-dependent receptor: MKSIFTLAILFFTLNTLWVAAQTPVTLVGSVQEMGSRTPLPGVNVYIPALQTGTSTSELGSFKITVPARDSLTIMFSFVGYQPLTRTIFPAHCQTLDIFLTPGQLLAEVAIKAHAAPKASDLAQMSRIDVPLEQLNKIPALMGEKDVLKLLQLMPGVQKGSEGNAGVYVRGGGPDQNLITLDEAVVYNPSHLLGFFSVFNGDALQSVELTKGGFPARYGGRLSSVIEMGLKAGDRQALHGTGSMGVIASRLTLEGPLQQGKSSFVVSARQCYLGALTGLVAKGRESGVPSRSGFGDYNAKLSFDLGARDQLYVSGYTGSDQFKSQRVSGNRTLDASLNWGNTTGTLRWSHRFSNRASAHTALIFSQYRMQVANEEASAATQNGSLFRLKYQSNIRDLAFKHDLDLYASERHQLRFGVQITAHRFNPSAVVTSSAEAALPTTTNQNIDVMESGVYAEDYWQPTDRWRINAGLRMSHFFHPQAQYLRPEPRLSVGYKLPGDWTIKGAYAQMNQYVHMLSSTGVGLPTDLWVPTTDRVKPQQSEQVALGLVKDFDSDIALTVEGYHKTMKNNISYREGASFLLTDDKARWEDNVTAGRGWSYGGEVMLQKKRGRLSGWIGYTLSWTQWQFADLNGGRRFFPRYDRRHDLSVVGVYELSKRVSLSGTWVYGTGQALTVPSSRYAVGVNNPDPSSAATTPFIDTRNVKDYGAKNSFRAEPYHRMDLSLQFHTRKKAWESSWELSVYNAYNRRNAFYYSLESKVEVANKPSKTVLYRYSLFPVVPSVSYTFKF, from the coding sequence ATGAAATCAATTTTTACGCTTGCCATCCTCTTTTTTACACTTAACACGTTATGGGTTGCCGCCCAGACGCCGGTCACATTAGTGGGGTCGGTTCAGGAAATGGGCAGCCGCACCCCGCTTCCGGGCGTTAACGTGTATATACCCGCTTTGCAAACCGGAACCTCCACCAGTGAGTTGGGTTCTTTTAAGATAACGGTTCCCGCCAGGGACAGTCTGACGATCATGTTTTCGTTTGTGGGCTACCAGCCTCTGACGCGCACCATCTTCCCCGCTCACTGCCAAACCCTGGACATCTTCCTGACGCCCGGCCAGCTGCTGGCCGAAGTGGCCATCAAAGCCCACGCTGCCCCCAAAGCCAGCGACCTGGCCCAGATGAGCCGCATCGACGTGCCCCTCGAGCAGCTCAACAAAATACCCGCCCTGATGGGCGAGAAAGACGTGCTGAAACTGCTGCAACTCATGCCCGGGGTGCAGAAAGGCTCCGAAGGCAACGCCGGGGTGTACGTGCGGGGTGGGGGACCGGATCAGAACCTGATTACCCTCGACGAAGCGGTGGTCTACAACCCCAGCCACCTGCTGGGCTTCTTCTCGGTCTTCAACGGCGATGCGCTCCAGAGCGTGGAATTGACCAAGGGCGGTTTTCCGGCCCGTTACGGGGGGCGGCTGTCGTCGGTGATCGAGATGGGTCTGAAGGCGGGCGACCGTCAGGCGTTGCACGGCACGGGCAGTATGGGGGTGATTGCCTCGCGACTGACGCTGGAGGGCCCCCTGCAGCAGGGCAAATCCTCATTTGTGGTGTCGGCTCGTCAGTGTTATCTGGGGGCATTGACGGGTCTGGTTGCCAAAGGCAGGGAGTCGGGTGTTCCGTCGCGTTCGGGTTTTGGGGACTACAACGCCAAGCTATCGTTTGATCTGGGAGCGCGGGATCAGCTGTACGTCAGCGGTTATACCGGTTCCGATCAGTTTAAAAGCCAGCGCGTGAGCGGAAACCGTACGCTAGATGCCAGCCTGAACTGGGGCAACACCACGGGTACGCTGCGGTGGAGCCACCGGTTCTCGAACCGGGCCTCGGCCCACACGGCGTTGATTTTTAGCCAATACCGTATGCAGGTTGCCAACGAAGAAGCGTCTGCTGCCACCCAGAACGGCTCTCTTTTCCGGCTGAAATACCAGTCCAATATCCGCGATTTGGCGTTCAAACACGACCTGGATCTCTACGCCAGCGAGCGTCATCAGCTCCGGTTTGGGGTGCAAATTACGGCCCATCGCTTTAATCCGAGCGCTGTGGTAACATCATCGGCGGAAGCGGCTTTGCCGACCACTACAAATCAAAACATCGATGTTATGGAATCGGGCGTTTACGCGGAGGATTACTGGCAGCCCACCGACCGCTGGCGGATCAACGCCGGCTTGCGGATGAGCCACTTCTTCCACCCCCAAGCCCAATACCTGCGGCCCGAACCCCGCCTGTCGGTGGGCTATAAACTGCCCGGCGACTGGACGATCAAGGGAGCCTACGCCCAAATGAACCAGTATGTACACATGCTGTCGAGCACGGGCGTTGGCCTGCCCACGGACCTGTGGGTGCCCACGACCGATCGGGTCAAACCCCAGCAGTCGGAGCAGGTAGCGCTGGGGCTGGTCAAAGACTTTGATTCCGACATTGCTCTGACGGTGGAAGGGTATCATAAAACCATGAAGAACAACATCAGCTACCGCGAGGGGGCCAGCTTTCTGCTGACGGACGATAAGGCGCGCTGGGAGGATAACGTAACGGCGGGCCGGGGCTGGTCGTACGGCGGGGAGGTGATGCTCCAGAAGAAAAGGGGCCGGTTGTCGGGTTGGATCGGTTACACGCTGTCGTGGACGCAGTGGCAGTTTGCCGATCTGAACGGGGGGCGCAGGTTCTTCCCGCGTTACGACCGTCGGCACGACTTGTCGGTGGTGGGGGTTTACGAATTGAGCAAGCGTGTAAGCCTATCCGGTACCTGGGTGTACGGCACGGGGCAGGCGCTAACCGTTCCGTCGTCGCGCTACGCGGTTGGGGTCAATAACCCGGATCCGTCTAGTGCCGCCACAACCCCGTTTATCGACACCCGCAACGTAAAGGATTATGGGGCCAAGAACAGTTTCCGGGCCGAACCGTATCACCGCATGGACCTTAGCCTGCAGTTCCATACCCGAAAAAAAGCGTGGGAAAGCAGTTGGGAACTAAGTGTTTATAATGCCTACAACCGCCGTAATGCCTTCTACTATTCGCTGGAAAGTAAAGTAGAGGTGGCTAATAAACCATCAAAAACGGTATTATACCGTTATTCGCTCTTCCCTGTCGTACCCTCCGTTAGTTACACATTTAAATTCTGA